In Capsicum annuum cultivar UCD-10X-F1 chromosome 7, UCD10Xv1.1, whole genome shotgun sequence, one genomic interval encodes:
- the LOC107877503 gene encoding 60S ribosomal protein L10-like isoform X2, translating to MGRRPARCYRQIKGKPYPKSRFNRGVPDPKIRIYDVGMKKRGVDELPCCVHLVSWEKENVSSEALEAARIACNKYMAKNAGKDAFHLRVRAHPFHVLRINKMLSCAGADRLQTGMRGAFGKPLGTCARIAIGQVLLSVRCRDSNSRHAQEALRRAKFKFPGRQKVIVSSKWGFTPYKRTDYLKWRAEKRIVPDGVNAKLLGCHGPLAAREPGRAFLPGTV from the exons ATGGGAAGAA GACCTGCTAGGTGCTATCGTCAAATAAAGGGGAAGCCCTATCCAAAATCGCGATTTAATCGCGGTGTGCCTGATCCTAAGATTAGGATTTACGATGTTGGCATGAAGAAGAGGGGGGTCGATGAGCTCCCGTGCTGCGTGCATTTGGTTAGTTGGGAGAAAGAGAATGTGTCAAGTGAGGCGTTAGAAGCTGCACGTATCGCGTGCAACAAGTACATGGCGAAGAATGCAGGAAAGGATGCTTTTCATCTGAGGGTCAGAGCTCATCCATTCCACGTTTTGCGCATAAACAAAATGTTGTCCTGTGCTGGAGCCGATAGGCTCCAGACGGGCATGAGGGGAGCATTCGGCAAGCCTCTTGGGACTTGTGCACGTATTGCGATTGGCCAAGTGCTGCTGTCTGTTAGATGCAGGGATTCAAACTCTCGTCATGCCCAAGAAGCTCTTCGTCGTGCAAAGTTCAAGTTTCCTGGTCGCCAGAAAGTCATCGTTAGCAGTAAATG GGGGTTCACACCTTACAAACGTACCGATTACCTGAAATGGAGAGCCGAGAAGAGGATCGTGCCAGATGGCGTCAATGCTAAG CTTCTTGGCTGTCATGGACCTTTAGCTGCAAGGGAACCCGGACGAGCATTTTTACCTGGAACTGTTTGA
- the LOC107877503 gene encoding 60S ribosomal protein L10-like isoform X1, with the protein MWLCLWLSMLLGLFENVDGCKSDPPKVVAFRRIRQDFWRVKRTFSKTCKSRLLTLVIGIVFLVVGPARCYRQIKGKPYPKSRFNRGVPDPKIRIYDVGMKKRGVDELPCCVHLVSWEKENVSSEALEAARIACNKYMAKNAGKDAFHLRVRAHPFHVLRINKMLSCAGADRLQTGMRGAFGKPLGTCARIAIGQVLLSVRCRDSNSRHAQEALRRAKFKFPGRQKVIVSSKWGFTPYKRTDYLKWRAEKRIVPDGVNAKLLGCHGPLAAREPGRAFLPGTV; encoded by the exons ATGTGGCTCTGTCTTTGGctatctatgttgctcggactctttgaAAATGTCGATGGATGCAagtcggatcctccaaaagtagtggcCTTTCGGAGGATTCGGCAAGATTTTTGGAGA GTTAAGAGGACTTTTAGCAAGACCTGCAAAAGTAGGTTGCTTACATTGGTCATTGGAATTGTTTTTCTGGTTGTAGGACCTGCTAGGTGCTATCGTCAAATAAAGGGGAAGCCCTATCCAAAATCGCGATTTAATCGCGGTGTGCCTGATCCTAAGATTAGGATTTACGATGTTGGCATGAAGAAGAGGGGGGTCGATGAGCTCCCGTGCTGCGTGCATTTGGTTAGTTGGGAGAAAGAGAATGTGTCAAGTGAGGCGTTAGAAGCTGCACGTATCGCGTGCAACAAGTACATGGCGAAGAATGCAGGAAAGGATGCTTTTCATCTGAGGGTCAGAGCTCATCCATTCCACGTTTTGCGCATAAACAAAATGTTGTCCTGTGCTGGAGCCGATAGGCTCCAGACGGGCATGAGGGGAGCATTCGGCAAGCCTCTTGGGACTTGTGCACGTATTGCGATTGGCCAAGTGCTGCTGTCTGTTAGATGCAGGGATTCAAACTCTCGTCATGCCCAAGAAGCTCTTCGTCGTGCAAAGTTCAAGTTTCCTGGTCGCCAGAAAGTCATCGTTAGCAGTAAATG GGGGTTCACACCTTACAAACGTACCGATTACCTGAAATGGAGAGCCGAGAAGAGGATCGTGCCAGATGGCGTCAATGCTAAG CTTCTTGGCTGTCATGGACCTTTAGCTGCAAGGGAACCCGGACGAGCATTTTTACCTGGAACTGTTTGA